In Pirellulales bacterium, the DNA window CGTTGTTAGACCTTCTCCAACTTACACAGAACCAGCTTCGCGACTGGATGGCCGCGCATGGCCTGCCGGCTTATCGCGCCGGGCAGGTGTGGCGGTGGCTGTTCGAGAAGCGGGCCGCCGACTTCGAAGACATGACCGATCTTCCCAAGTCGCTGCGCTCGCTGCTGGCCGATCATTTCCGGATCTGGACGACTTCGCTCGCGCACCATCAGTCGGCCGCCGACGGCACCGAGAAGCTGTTGTTGCAGTTGGCCGACGGCCAGCAGATCGAGTGCGTGCTGATTCGCGAAGGGCATCGACGCACGATCTGCATTAGCACGCAGGTGGGCTGCGCGATGGGTTGCGTGTTTTGCGCCAGCGGCCTGGAAGGCGTCTCCCGAAACTTGACGAGCGGCGAAATCGTCGAGCAAATGTTGCGGCTGGCCCGGCTGTTGCCCGGCGAGGAGCGGCTGAGCAACATCGTGGTGATGGGCATGGGCGAGCCGCTGGCCAATCTCGACCGGCTTTTGCCGGCGCTCGAAGTCGCCAGCAGCCCGGAGGGACTTGGCATCAGCGCGCGGCGAATCACCGTCTCGACGGTCGGTCTTCCGCCGGCAATC includes these proteins:
- the rlmN gene encoding 23S rRNA (adenine(2503)-C(2))-methyltransferase RlmN; protein product: MAAHGLPAYRAGQVWRWLFEKRAADFEDMTDLPKSLRSLLADHFRIWTTSLAHHQSAADGTEKLLLQLADGQQIECVLIREGHRRTICISTQVGCAMGCVFCASGLEGVSRNLTSGEIVEQMLRLARLLPGEERLSNIVVMGMGEPLANLDRLLPALEVASSPEGLGISARRITVSTVGLPPAIDRLANLGLHYHLAVSLHAPNDNLRNELVAVNKNIGIDPILAAADRYFAQTGRRLTFEYVLLGGVNDRPAHARELAQRLAGKTALLNVIPYNPVAGLAYRTPSAAAQQRFVEILTQSGVNVQIRQRKGDRIDAACGQLRRSRQASLVAGQIDTPQPA